One genomic region from Marmota flaviventris isolate mMarFla1 chromosome 6, mMarFla1.hap1, whole genome shotgun sequence encodes:
- the Smim29 gene encoding small integral membrane protein 29 isoform X2, whose amino-acid sequence MSNTTVPNAPQANSDSMVMYVQKKKRVDRLRHHLLPMYSYDPAEELHEAEQELLSDVGDPKVVHGWQSGYQHKRMPLLDVKT is encoded by the exons ATGAGTAACACCACAGTGCCCAATGCTCCCCAGGCCAACAGTGACTCCATG GTAATGTATGTGCAGAAGAAAAAGCG GGTGGACCGGCTCCGCCATCACCTGCTACCCATGTACAGCTACGACCCTGCTGAGGAGCTGCACGAGGCTGAGCAGGAGCTCCTCTCTGACGTGGGAGACCCTAAG GTTGTACATGGCTGGCAGAGTGGCTACCAGCACAAGCGGATGCCCTTGCTTGATGTCAAGACATGA
- the Smim29 gene encoding small integral membrane protein 29 isoform X1, producing the protein MSNTTVPNAPQANSDSMVGYVLGPFFLITLVGVVVAVVMYVQKKKRVDRLRHHLLPMYSYDPAEELHEAEQELLSDVGDPKVVHGWQSGYQHKRMPLLDVKT; encoded by the exons ATGAGTAACACCACAGTGCCCAATGCTCCCCAGGCCAACAGTGACTCCATGGTGGGCTATGTGTTGGGGCCTTTCTTCCTCATCACCCTGGTCGGGGTGGTGGTGGCTGTG GTAATGTATGTGCAGAAGAAAAAGCG GGTGGACCGGCTCCGCCATCACCTGCTACCCATGTACAGCTACGACCCTGCTGAGGAGCTGCACGAGGCTGAGCAGGAGCTCCTCTCTGACGTGGGAGACCCTAAG GTTGTACATGGCTGGCAGAGTGGCTACCAGCACAAGCGGATGCCCTTGCTTGATGTCAAGACATGA
- the Hmga1 gene encoding high mobility group protein HMG-I/HMG-Y isoform X1 has translation MSESSSKSSQPLASKQEKDGTEKRGRGRPRKQPPVSPGTALVGSQKEPSEVPTPKRPRGRPKGSKNKGAAKTRKTTTAPGRKPRGRPKKLEKEEEEGISQESSEEEQ, from the exons ATGAGTGAGTCAAGCTCAAAGTCCAGCCAGCCCTTGGCCTCCAAGCAGGAAAAGGATGGTACTGAGAAGCGAGGCCGGGGCAGGCCGCGCAAGCAGCCTCCGGTGAGTCCCGGGACAGCGCTGGTAGGGAGTCAG AAGGAACCCAGCGAAGTGCCAACACCCAAGAGACCTCGGGGCCGACCAAAGGGGAGCAAAAACAAGGGCGCTGCCAAGACCCGG AAAACCACCACAGCTCCAGGGAGGAAACCCAGGGGCAGACCTAAGAAACTG gagaaggaggaagaggagggcatCTCGCAGGAGTCCTCTGAAGAGGAGCAGTGA
- the Hmga1 gene encoding high mobility group protein HMG-I/HMG-Y isoform X2: MSESSSKSSQPLASKQEKDGTEKRGRGRPRKQPPKEPSEVPTPKRPRGRPKGSKNKGAAKTRKTTTAPGRKPRGRPKKLEKEEEEGISQESSEEEQ, translated from the exons ATGAGTGAGTCAAGCTCAAAGTCCAGCCAGCCCTTGGCCTCCAAGCAGGAAAAGGATGGTACTGAGAAGCGAGGCCGGGGCAGGCCGCGCAAGCAGCCTCCG AAGGAACCCAGCGAAGTGCCAACACCCAAGAGACCTCGGGGCCGACCAAAGGGGAGCAAAAACAAGGGCGCTGCCAAGACCCGG AAAACCACCACAGCTCCAGGGAGGAAACCCAGGGGCAGACCTAAGAAACTG gagaaggaggaagaggagggcatCTCGCAGGAGTCCTCTGAAGAGGAGCAGTGA